A single genomic interval of Spirosoma taeanense harbors:
- a CDS encoding aldose 1-epimerase family protein: MAPQPWKDKVSNPAQLGGIETAVLDNGAGRGTRIAWINTGTGLRYKVVLDRAMDIADAFFNQHSLAWLSHSGITPPEPFTDRGIDWLRTFNGGLLTTCGLTHVGGPEQDAYGERGLHGQISNIPAQIESIIQPDPVTGKLDMSITGRMLETKVFGPSLELKRTISGTIGQPTIRIHDEVINRANTPAPHMLLYHFNFGWPLVDEGTKLVWQGDWQAREGGINGDIFREGYDFRTCPAPLDTHSGTGEAVAFIDARADSSGQCTAGLYNPQLGFAVAMRFQKDQLPWLTNWQHWGKGEYVTGVEPGTHPPIGQAKAREQQSLIFLEPGESRTYEIEIEILDNQEQINQFVNLSA, translated from the coding sequence TTGGCACCACAACCCTGGAAAGATAAAGTATCGAATCCGGCTCAGCTGGGAGGCATTGAAACCGCTGTACTCGACAATGGTGCGGGCCGCGGAACCCGAATTGCCTGGATTAACACCGGCACGGGTCTGCGCTATAAAGTAGTCCTTGACCGGGCGATGGACATTGCCGATGCGTTTTTTAATCAGCATAGCCTGGCCTGGCTGAGTCATTCCGGCATTACGCCCCCCGAACCGTTCACCGACCGGGGAATCGACTGGCTCCGGACCTTCAACGGTGGATTGCTGACGACCTGCGGCCTTACCCATGTAGGCGGACCCGAGCAGGATGCCTACGGCGAGCGGGGCCTTCACGGACAGATCAGCAATATTCCCGCCCAAATAGAATCCATCATTCAGCCCGACCCCGTTACGGGAAAGCTGGACATGAGCATTACCGGCCGGATGCTGGAAACGAAAGTCTTTGGCCCCAGCCTGGAACTGAAACGAACCATTTCCGGAACGATTGGACAGCCCACAATCCGGATTCATGACGAAGTAATTAATCGGGCCAACACTCCGGCTCCCCACATGCTGCTTTACCATTTCAACTTCGGCTGGCCCCTGGTCGACGAAGGCACGAAACTGGTCTGGCAGGGCGACTGGCAGGCGCGCGAGGGCGGCATCAACGGAGACATCTTCCGGGAAGGCTACGACTTCCGAACCTGCCCGGCTCCACTGGATACGCATTCGGGCACCGGCGAAGCGGTTGCTTTTATCGATGCTCGGGCCGACAGCTCAGGCCAGTGCACGGCCGGTCTGTATAATCCGCAGCTCGGCTTTGCCGTAGCCATGCGGTTTCAGAAAGACCAGCTGCCGTGGCTGACGAACTGGCAGCACTGGGGCAAGGGCGAATACGTCACCGGTGTTGAACCCGGTACCCACCCGCCCATTGGGCAGGCCAAAGCCAGAGAGCAGCAGTCGCTCATTTTTCTGGAGCCCGGTGAAAGCCGGACCTATGAGATCGAAATCGAAATACTCGATAACCAGGAACAGATCAATCAATTCGTAAACCTTTCAGCATAA
- a CDS encoding c-type cytochrome: protein MSSTYRSAKLAAAVSTLVLIGASWVGLHYPETDRQGAENPKVDNLKLLPGFKAEHLYSPSENQQGSWVSMTFDDKGRMIASDQYGALFRLTIPAISSGSTKPTVEKLTIGKESGVGMGYAQGLLYAFNSLYVMVNNRPSQQFPKPSGLYRLQDTDGDDQFDKVSLLRELKGEGEHGPHSVVLSPDKKSLYVVAGNHTDVPQMDAYRLPSNWKEDNLFPLIKDPRGHANDRMAPGGWIANIDPEGKRWELIGAGFRNEFDVAFNETGDMFTYDSDMEWDFGLPWYRPTRICHVPSGAEFGWRTGNSKWLPGNPDNLPPVLNIGQGSPTNVFYGQNARFPKKYRESLFAFDWSFGIIYSIHLKPQGATYSGEREEFISGSPLPLTDGIIGPDGAMYFLTGGRRLESDLYRVYYNGSDQVSTTPLTPTLTAEHKLRTSLEKFHVEPNAGALAIAWPNLNHPDRFVRYAARIAVEHQPVAQWQEKALAETDPQRATQAIIALARQGNASVKSQALNTLMKIKYDQLSESQQFDLLRAFELVFLRMGAPEAADKEKVVTYLNPHYPAKSALLNRGLSKVLVYMEAPGVVEKTLALMDKKDEPGSKNLGLETATASSDLILRNPQYGMDIAKMLAKVPPLQQTYYAVMLSRADAGWTPELRTKYFTWFGNAFKYEGGRSYVGFIDRARKLALNHVPKDQFEKFNKLSGADLLTTSGNDIAMSGYSPKGPGRRWTLENALAVVDTAKTHLDFDTGKKIYSAILCSHCHAMQGTGGDIGPDLTQLGTRFSNKDILDAIINPSKAVSDQYASTIFFLKNGQSVVGRLVNEDKLNYMISQNPFAADQLRKLPKKDVTSKRYSSESIMLPGLINSLNPEELNNLIAYLKSGGNQNNEVYKSARSASKGK, encoded by the coding sequence ATGTCTTCGACTTATAGATCGGCCAAATTAGCAGCCGCCGTTTCTACGCTTGTGCTGATCGGAGCGTCCTGGGTCGGTTTACACTACCCGGAAACGGACAGGCAGGGAGCGGAGAATCCCAAAGTAGACAATCTCAAACTGCTGCCGGGTTTTAAGGCGGAGCATCTTTACAGCCCCTCGGAGAACCAGCAGGGATCCTGGGTGTCAATGACGTTCGACGACAAAGGCCGCATGATCGCTTCGGATCAGTACGGGGCGCTGTTCCGGCTGACCATTCCGGCCATTAGTTCCGGCTCAACCAAGCCTACGGTTGAGAAGCTCACCATCGGTAAAGAATCCGGCGTCGGCATGGGCTATGCGCAGGGGTTGTTGTATGCATTCAATAGCCTGTATGTGATGGTCAACAACCGGCCCAGCCAGCAGTTTCCCAAACCCAGCGGTCTGTACCGCCTGCAGGATACTGATGGCGACGATCAATTCGACAAGGTTTCGCTGCTGAGAGAACTAAAAGGCGAAGGCGAACACGGACCGCACAGTGTGGTGCTGTCTCCGGATAAAAAATCGCTTTACGTCGTAGCTGGTAACCATACCGACGTACCGCAGATGGATGCGTATCGGCTGCCTTCCAACTGGAAAGAAGACAACTTGTTTCCGCTTATTAAAGACCCGCGCGGTCACGCCAACGACCGCATGGCCCCCGGCGGCTGGATCGCTAACATTGACCCCGAAGGAAAACGCTGGGAACTGATTGGCGCGGGCTTCCGCAACGAGTTTGACGTGGCTTTCAACGAAACGGGGGATATGTTCACCTACGATTCGGACATGGAATGGGACTTTGGTCTGCCCTGGTACCGACCTACCCGGATCTGCCACGTACCGAGTGGTGCGGAATTCGGCTGGCGCACGGGTAACAGTAAGTGGCTGCCGGGCAATCCGGACAACCTGCCACCGGTACTGAACATCGGCCAGGGTTCTCCGACCAACGTATTCTACGGACAGAATGCCCGTTTCCCTAAAAAATACCGAGAGTCGCTGTTTGCTTTCGACTGGAGTTTTGGTATTATTTACTCCATTCACCTCAAGCCGCAGGGGGCTACCTACAGTGGCGAACGCGAAGAGTTTATTTCTGGCTCGCCCCTCCCACTGACCGACGGCATTATTGGACCCGACGGTGCTATGTATTTCCTGACCGGTGGACGCCGGCTGGAATCTGACCTGTACCGGGTGTATTATAACGGGTCGGATCAGGTGTCAACCACACCCCTGACACCTACCCTAACGGCGGAGCACAAACTCAGAACCAGCCTGGAGAAATTTCACGTTGAACCAAATGCCGGAGCTCTGGCTATTGCCTGGCCCAACCTGAATCATCCCGACCGTTTTGTGCGTTACGCAGCCCGGATTGCCGTAGAGCACCAGCCCGTAGCCCAGTGGCAGGAAAAAGCGCTGGCCGAAACCGATCCGCAGCGCGCTACGCAGGCCATCATTGCGCTGGCCCGGCAAGGCAACGCATCCGTGAAAAGCCAGGCGCTGAATACCCTGATGAAGATCAAGTATGACCAGCTTTCCGAATCGCAGCAGTTCGATCTGCTCCGCGCTTTCGAACTGGTCTTCCTGCGGATGGGTGCGCCCGAAGCGGCCGACAAGGAAAAAGTCGTTACGTACCTGAACCCGCATTATCCGGCAAAATCGGCCTTGCTGAACCGTGGGTTGAGCAAGGTGCTGGTGTATATGGAAGCTCCGGGCGTAGTGGAAAAAACTCTGGCGCTGATGGATAAAAAAGACGAACCCGGCAGTAAGAACCTCGGTCTGGAAACCGCAACGGCATCGTCTGACCTGATCCTGCGCAACCCGCAGTACGGAATGGATATCGCGAAGATGCTGGCCAAAGTTCCCCCGCTTCAGCAGACGTACTACGCGGTCATGCTGAGCCGGGCCGATGCGGGCTGGACACCCGAACTGCGCACGAAATACTTTACCTGGTTTGGTAATGCCTTCAAGTATGAGGGCGGGCGCAGCTATGTGGGTTTCATTGACCGGGCCCGTAAGCTGGCGCTTAACCACGTTCCCAAAGACCAGTTCGAGAAGTTCAACAAGCTCTCCGGGGCCGACCTGCTGACCACTTCGGGCAACGATATCGCCATGAGCGGCTACTCCCCGAAAGGCCCCGGCCGACGCTGGACGCTGGAAAACGCGCTGGCCGTTGTTGACACCGCCAAAACGCACCTGGACTTTGATACGGGCAAGAAAATCTATTCCGCTATTCTGTGTAGTCATTGCCATGCCATGCAGGGAACGGGTGGTGATATTGGCCCGGATCTGACCCAGCTGGGTACTCGGTTCTCGAACAAGGATATTCTCGATGCGATCATCAACCCCAGCAAGGCCGTTTCGGATCAGTATGCGTCAACGATCTTTTTCCTTAAAAACGGTCAATCCGTTGTGGGTCGTCTGGTGAATGAGGATAAGCTGAACTACATGATTTCGCAGAACCCCTTTGCGGCTGATCAGCTCCGGAAACTGCCGAAGAAAGACGTTACCTCGAAGCGATACTCGTCAGAGTCCATCATGCTGCCGGGCCTGATCAACAGCCTGAATCCCGAAGAGCTGAACAACCTGATCGCCTACCTGAAATCGGGCGGCAATCAGAACAACGAGGTATACAAGTCGGCCCGTTCAGCTTCGAAAGGAAAGTAA
- a CDS encoding RagB/SusD family nutrient uptake outer membrane protein produces MKRKFILVWLLGASLTSCQKDFLNVIPETALSSATFFTKEADFQQAVNGAYVPLRQMFNERAWVLEEMHSDNTYYARNVLYGAVDPTENVADFAVPTANGVTANDNVLVQYRLNYQIIARTNQILALIDKVDFAAASKNNLKGQALFLRAFAYFDLVRLFGKVPLHLTPVTSREDAALPLSSTEEIYAQIEKDAKEASTLLLNKAKQEAGRATSGAAKTLLANLYLTQKKWAQVETLMKDVVTNDGYKLMPDYNDAFSFTNTNKNNPESVFEIQYMEGSAGYNGNQIYRFIPSPITAAEIQPITGTSNAQPTSQESNNIPTPDIIAAYEPGDKRKDISIGYVTLSQSLRDNKTYPYIKKYARTHALHNNTGQNWPVYRYAEVLLFLAEALNEQGKTGEAATYLNQVRARAGLAATTASSQADMREAIFKERRVELAFENKRWFDLTRTGRVKEIIGAYGARVKANPQAYYFPKGAVPPPNAFTVLDDYYGLPAVEAALTPNF; encoded by the coding sequence ATGAAACGTAAATTCATACTAGTCTGGCTACTAGGGGCGTCCTTAACCAGCTGCCAGAAAGATTTCCTGAATGTAATTCCTGAAACGGCCCTGAGTTCGGCCACATTCTTCACCAAGGAAGCCGATTTTCAGCAGGCCGTCAATGGTGCCTATGTTCCGCTACGCCAGATGTTCAACGAACGGGCGTGGGTTCTGGAGGAAATGCACTCCGACAATACCTATTACGCCCGGAACGTGCTGTACGGCGCCGTGGACCCAACGGAGAACGTCGCTGACTTTGCCGTCCCAACCGCCAACGGCGTTACCGCGAACGATAACGTACTGGTGCAATACCGGCTTAACTACCAGATCATTGCCCGCACCAATCAGATTCTGGCCTTGATCGATAAGGTTGATTTTGCAGCCGCATCGAAAAACAACCTGAAAGGGCAGGCCCTGTTCCTCAGAGCCTTTGCCTACTTTGATCTGGTTCGTTTGTTTGGCAAGGTTCCCCTGCATCTAACCCCGGTTACGAGCCGTGAAGATGCAGCCCTGCCCCTGTCGTCGACTGAGGAGATCTATGCGCAGATTGAAAAAGATGCGAAAGAGGCTAGTACGTTGTTGCTCAACAAGGCTAAACAGGAAGCCGGCCGGGCTACGTCGGGAGCTGCGAAAACCCTGCTGGCAAATCTGTACCTCACCCAGAAAAAATGGGCGCAGGTCGAAACGCTGATGAAGGATGTGGTTACCAACGACGGCTACAAACTGATGCCGGATTACAACGACGCCTTTTCGTTTACAAACACGAACAAGAACAACCCGGAGTCGGTTTTTGAAATCCAGTACATGGAAGGGTCGGCAGGCTATAACGGCAACCAGATTTACCGCTTTATTCCTTCGCCCATAACCGCTGCCGAGATTCAGCCGATTACGGGTACTTCGAACGCGCAGCCTACCTCGCAGGAAAGTAATAACATTCCCACACCGGACATTATTGCGGCCTACGAACCCGGCGACAAGCGGAAGGATATTTCCATTGGTTACGTTACGCTCAGCCAGAGCCTGCGGGATAACAAAACCTATCCATACATTAAGAAGTATGCCCGGACGCACGCGCTGCATAACAACACGGGGCAGAACTGGCCGGTTTACCGTTACGCGGAAGTGCTTCTGTTCTTAGCCGAAGCCCTTAACGAACAGGGAAAAACGGGTGAGGCTGCTACGTATCTGAACCAGGTTCGGGCGCGGGCAGGACTGGCCGCTACGACAGCGTCATCGCAGGCCGATATGCGCGAGGCTATCTTTAAGGAAAGACGGGTTGAACTGGCCTTCGAAAACAAACGCTGGTTCGATCTGACCCGTACCGGCCGCGTGAAGGAAATCATTGGGGCCTACGGCGCCCGCGTAAAAGCCAACCCGCAGGCTTATTACTTCCCCAAAGGAGCCGTTCCTCCGCCAAACGCCTTTACCGTACTGGATGACTATTATGGTCTGCCGGCTGTAGAGGCTGCGTTAACGCCTAATTTCTGA
- a CDS encoding class I mannose-6-phosphate isomerase, whose translation METTSAVSLAEKALEQGKGILRLAPTWVPRSFCVPGRRIKLHPDDYYVLGGERGGIDERWLSSTTPAKNGPLTGENEGLSAVVFNDGNEEKQFLLKDAIDELRGELIGDRLWNEYGSWPMYSKFFDNMGPLPHHLHHNDEQAALIGQLGKPEAYYFPPQLNNHGGDFPYTFIGIAPGTTREQIKECLQNFTKGDNKITNYSSAYRLEPGTGWDVPPGLLHAPGSLCTYEPQKASDVFAMYQSLVNEAIIPEELLWNGTPKDRIGDYDQLMEAIDWELNTDPQMMANRYMVPKPVRDEAEMAAEGYREVWVCYKSDAFSAKELTVMPGQTVTIKDSAAYGLIVMQGHGKMGAWDIETPALIRYGQLTNDEFFVSEKAAMEGVTITNPSTTDPIVMLKHFGPNNPDLVL comes from the coding sequence ATGGAAACAACCTCAGCAGTAAGTCTGGCCGAAAAAGCACTGGAACAGGGCAAAGGCATTTTACGGCTGGCACCCACCTGGGTACCCCGGTCGTTCTGCGTACCCGGACGGCGCATCAAGCTGCACCCCGATGACTATTACGTCCTGGGTGGCGAACGCGGTGGCATCGATGAGCGGTGGCTGTCGTCTACGACCCCCGCTAAAAACGGTCCCCTGACGGGCGAAAACGAAGGCTTGAGCGCAGTCGTGTTCAACGACGGTAATGAAGAAAAGCAGTTTTTACTGAAGGATGCCATCGACGAGCTGCGGGGCGAGTTAATTGGCGACCGGCTGTGGAATGAATACGGTAGCTGGCCTATGTACTCCAAGTTCTTTGACAACATGGGGCCTCTCCCCCACCACCTGCACCATAACGACGAGCAAGCAGCCCTGATCGGTCAGCTGGGCAAACCGGAGGCTTATTACTTCCCACCGCAACTGAACAACCACGGCGGTGATTTCCCCTATACGTTCATTGGCATCGCCCCCGGCACCACCAGAGAGCAGATCAAGGAATGCCTGCAGAACTTCACCAAAGGCGATAACAAAATCACCAATTACTCGTCGGCCTACCGGCTGGAACCCGGCACGGGCTGGGACGTACCGCCGGGGTTGCTCCACGCGCCGGGCAGCCTCTGCACCTATGAGCCGCAGAAAGCCTCCGACGTGTTTGCCATGTACCAGTCACTGGTCAACGAAGCGATTATTCCAGAAGAGTTACTGTGGAATGGTACGCCTAAAGACCGGATTGGCGATTACGACCAGTTGATGGAAGCCATCGACTGGGAGCTGAATACCGATCCGCAGATGATGGCCAATCGCTATATGGTGCCCAAACCCGTTCGGGATGAAGCCGAGATGGCCGCCGAAGGCTACCGCGAAGTATGGGTGTGCTATAAGTCGGATGCCTTCAGTGCCAAAGAACTGACCGTTATGCCGGGCCAGACCGTCACCATTAAAGACAGTGCCGCCTACGGCCTGATCGTCATGCAGGGTCACGGCAAGATGGGCGCATGGGACATTGAAACCCCCGCTCTGATTCGTTACGGTCAGCTGACCAACGATGAGTTTTTCGTCAGCGAAAAGGCGGCTATGGAAGGCGTGACCATTACCAACCCCTCCACCACCGACCCAATCGTGATGCTGAAGCACTTCGGCCCGAACAACCCGGATCTGGTGCTGTAA
- a CDS encoding 3-keto-disaccharide hydrolase, translated as MLAVVSTASIETACVAQKKKDKKDGFVQIFDGKTLKGWDGDPTYWRVEDGNLVGEITPTTLLKTNSFIIWRGGEPGDFEFKGEFKITQAGNSGINYRSDQLTDVPFALRGYQADIDGQNRYTGQNYEERKRTTLAYRGQKTVIPAYTGEKTPEAIRANVKRNAWGDLTVVGSLGSSDSLKTLIKSEDWNTFHLVVKGNRLQHYINGVLMSDVTDEDTVNGKSKGLLGVQVHVGPPMKVQYRNLMLKQ; from the coding sequence ATGCTGGCGGTCGTTTCGACCGCCAGCATTGAAACGGCCTGCGTGGCGCAGAAAAAGAAAGATAAAAAAGACGGTTTCGTCCAGATTTTTGACGGGAAAACGCTGAAGGGCTGGGACGGCGATCCGACCTACTGGCGGGTTGAAGACGGTAATCTGGTCGGTGAAATAACCCCGACGACCCTGCTGAAAACAAACTCATTTATCATCTGGCGGGGTGGTGAACCCGGCGATTTCGAGTTCAAAGGTGAGTTTAAAATAACCCAGGCCGGCAATTCGGGCATCAACTACCGGAGCGATCAGTTAACCGACGTCCCTTTTGCCTTACGTGGCTATCAGGCCGATATTGATGGTCAAAACCGGTATACGGGCCAGAACTACGAAGAACGTAAACGAACAACGCTGGCCTATCGGGGACAGAAAACGGTTATCCCCGCTTATACTGGCGAAAAAACGCCGGAAGCCATTCGGGCAAACGTTAAACGAAATGCCTGGGGTGACCTGACGGTCGTAGGGTCGCTGGGTAGCTCCGATTCGCTCAAGACGTTAATCAAAAGCGAAGACTGGAACACGTTTCATCTGGTCGTCAAAGGGAATCGTTTACAGCATTACATCAACGGCGTACTGATGAGCGACGTAACCGATGAAGATACCGTAAACGGCAAGTCGAAAGGTTTGCTGGGCGTACAGGTACACGTTGGCCCCCCCATGAAAGTGCAGTATCGGAATTTGATGCTCAAGCAATAG
- a CDS encoding sugar phosphate isomerase/epimerase family protein, with the protein MNENNYPKLHNAMWPGVVGKGPDSEPVIGFDTMLELTASAEVDGVKFDGVDLALFEHLDINMSDDEIKRLADKVSGHNLNIGSLVAPIWGGPVLGSKEDRATFVEMVRKSCHIGQKLTELGVRPSGVIRIDSASSPQAWDADPTGNSKLIAQTFREACDVAADYGEKLAAEGEICWGGMHSWKTMVDTLVAVDRPNMGFQADMAHTLLYLLGYNREEDRILPPDFDWNDRAALTEGLKKVTAALRPWTIDFHVAQNDGTVFGSGSHDKTGRHCQALDPNGKLDVVNDAGFWMRDENGQLTKAFRHICWDGCMFPNSVMTNQQTWNDILATMIKVRQKHGWYEAD; encoded by the coding sequence ATGAACGAGAATAACTATCCCAAACTGCACAATGCCATGTGGCCGGGTGTCGTCGGAAAAGGCCCTGACTCCGAACCGGTTATTGGTTTCGACACCATGCTGGAATTAACGGCTTCGGCTGAAGTGGACGGCGTAAAATTTGATGGTGTCGATCTGGCTCTTTTCGAGCACCTCGATATCAACATGTCGGATGATGAGATCAAACGACTGGCCGATAAAGTAAGTGGCCACAACCTGAACATAGGCTCCCTGGTTGCGCCAATCTGGGGCGGTCCGGTTCTGGGCAGTAAAGAAGATCGGGCTACGTTTGTCGAAATGGTACGTAAATCCTGCCATATCGGCCAGAAACTGACTGAACTCGGCGTTCGGCCCAGTGGTGTAATCCGCATTGACTCGGCCAGTTCGCCCCAGGCCTGGGATGCCGACCCAACGGGTAACTCTAAACTGATTGCACAGACCTTCCGCGAAGCCTGCGACGTAGCGGCCGATTACGGCGAAAAGCTGGCGGCTGAAGGCGAAATCTGCTGGGGTGGCATGCATAGCTGGAAAACAATGGTCGATACGCTGGTTGCGGTCGATCGGCCAAATATGGGTTTCCAGGCCGATATGGCCCATACGCTGCTGTATCTGCTGGGTTATAACCGCGAGGAGGATCGGATTTTACCCCCGGACTTCGACTGGAACGACCGGGCGGCCCTGACTGAAGGGCTCAAGAAAGTAACGGCTGCGCTGCGCCCCTGGACCATCGACTTCCACGTTGCGCAGAACGACGGTACGGTCTTTGGCTCTGGCTCACACGATAAAACGGGCCGTCACTGCCAGGCACTAGACCCCAACGGCAAACTTGACGTGGTAAATGATGCAGGCTTCTGGATGCGGGACGAAAACGGCCAGCTTACCAAGGCGTTCCGGCATATCTGCTGGGATGGCTGCATGTTCCCGAACAGCGTAATGACCAACCAGCAAACCTGGAACGACATTCTGGCTACGATGATCAAAGTTCGCCAGAAACACGGCTGGTACGAGGCTGACTAA